Proteins found in one Pseudomonas marvdashtae genomic segment:
- a CDS encoding ABC transporter permease, translating into MQSFSTSPAAMIKSVLINRILIYVLIRREVIGRYKGSVLGILWSFFTPALMLVVYTFVFSVVFKARWSGGDESKSEFALVLFAGLLVFNLFSECLSRAPGLVLANTNYVKKIVFPLETLPLVSLGAALFHMAVSVLAWLIFYVVLFGTPPVTALLLPLVLLPLVLMTLGVSWFLASISVYLRDIGQFIGIVITAMLFLSPIFYPLSILPQSYQAALQANPLTLPVEMVRDVLFWGRPPQWEHLAAYSAVSVLIACSGFAWFQRTRNGFADVI; encoded by the coding sequence ATGCAGTCGTTCAGCACGTCCCCCGCCGCCATGATCAAGAGTGTCCTGATCAATCGAATCCTGATCTACGTGTTGATCCGCAGGGAAGTCATCGGTCGCTACAAAGGCTCGGTGCTCGGTATCTTGTGGTCGTTCTTTACGCCGGCATTGATGCTGGTGGTCTACACCTTCGTGTTCAGTGTCGTTTTCAAGGCCCGCTGGTCTGGCGGCGATGAATCCAAGAGCGAATTCGCCCTGGTGCTGTTCGCTGGCCTGCTGGTCTTCAACCTGTTTTCCGAATGCCTGAGCCGTGCGCCAGGCCTGGTGCTGGCCAATACCAACTACGTCAAGAAAATCGTGTTCCCCCTGGAAACCCTCCCCCTGGTGTCGCTCGGCGCGGCGCTGTTCCACATGGCGGTCAGCGTACTGGCCTGGCTGATTTTCTATGTCGTCCTGTTCGGCACCCCACCGGTAACTGCCCTGCTGTTGCCGTTGGTGCTTCTTCCGTTGGTGTTGATGACGCTGGGAGTCTCCTGGTTTCTCGCCTCGATCAGCGTCTACCTGCGCGATATCGGCCAGTTCATCGGCATTGTCATCACCGCGATGCTGTTTCTCTCACCGATCTTCTATCCACTTTCGATACTTCCACAAAGCTATCAGGCCGCCTTGCAGGCAAATCCCCTGACGCTGCCGGTGGAAATGGTTCGCGATGTACTGTTCTGGGGCAGGCCACCGCAATGGGAGCACCTGGCGGCGTATTCGGCTGTCTCGGTGCTGATTGCCTGCTCCGGGTTTGCCTGGTTCCAGAGGACACGCAACGGCTTTGCCGACGTCATATGA
- a CDS encoding class I SAM-dependent methyltransferase: MLQEVFVEFHHAFRRLADRYFEVEGLEVELGAGIAPMRNSFPEVLATDIVATEQLDMALNAEAMSLDDHSVRAFYGQNCFHHFPHPERFFTELERTLKIGGGAILIEPYHGPFAAFLYKRLFKSEGFDMHFPSWETPSSGPMNGANQALSYIVFVRDRQAFERKYPSLEIVHQEVCGSYPRYLVSGGLNFRQLLPDALIPVLKIAEKMLYPLRRVLALHHIVVIRRTS, from the coding sequence ATGCTCCAGGAAGTCTTCGTAGAGTTCCACCACGCGTTTCGTCGCCTGGCAGACCGCTACTTCGAGGTCGAGGGCCTTGAGGTGGAACTGGGGGCGGGCATTGCGCCCATGCGTAATTCGTTCCCTGAGGTATTGGCCACCGACATTGTCGCCACCGAACAACTGGACATGGCGCTCAATGCCGAGGCGATGAGCCTGGACGATCATTCGGTCAGGGCCTTTTATGGCCAGAACTGCTTCCACCACTTTCCTCATCCCGAGCGGTTTTTCACGGAGTTGGAAAGAACGCTCAAGATCGGCGGCGGCGCCATTTTGATCGAGCCTTATCACGGCCCCTTTGCCGCTTTTCTCTATAAACGCCTGTTCAAGTCCGAAGGCTTCGACATGCACTTCCCCTCTTGGGAAACACCGTCGAGCGGCCCCATGAACGGCGCCAACCAGGCCCTTAGCTACATCGTCTTCGTGCGCGACAGGCAAGCATTCGAGCGCAAGTACCCAAGCCTGGAAATCGTCCACCAAGAAGTGTGCGGCAGTTATCCGCGCTACCTGGTTTCCGGCGGCCTGAACTTTCGCCAGCTGTTGCCTGACGCGCTGATCCCCGTGCTCAAAATCGCCGAAAAAATGCTGTATCCGTTGAGACGGGTGTTGGCGCTGCATCACATCGTGGTCATCAGGAGGACCTCTTGA
- a CDS encoding glycosyltransferase family 2 protein, with translation MNSNTALFTDEQRVAVVIPSYRVTAHIAGVIAAIGPEVWRIYVIDDACPDGSGGHVQACCNDHRVKVLPHDVNKGVGGAVMTGYRAALADGASIIVKIDGDGQMDPTLIPLFIEPILAGEADYTKGNRFFNLEEVQSMPRLRLFGNAVLSLMAKLSTGYWDLFDPTNGYTAIHRDVARLLPLDKVSQRYFFETDILFRLNTVRAVVVDIPMEARYGDEVSHLKISKIVGEFLFKHLRNFTKRVLYNYYLRDMSLASIELPIGILMLLFGIIFGSYHWYESAQQGIATPAGTVMLSALPMLMGLQLIMAFLGYDIASVPSRPRQSRRGKATSLREENSLKR, from the coding sequence ATGAACTCAAACACAGCGCTTTTCACGGACGAACAACGCGTCGCCGTCGTCATCCCCAGCTACCGGGTCACCGCACACATCGCGGGCGTCATAGCCGCCATCGGGCCGGAAGTGTGGCGAATCTACGTCATCGACGATGCCTGCCCGGACGGTTCGGGCGGGCACGTCCAGGCCTGCTGTAACGATCACCGGGTCAAGGTGCTGCCCCACGACGTCAACAAAGGCGTGGGCGGTGCGGTCATGACCGGCTATCGCGCGGCCCTCGCCGACGGTGCGAGCATCATCGTCAAAATCGATGGGGACGGTCAGATGGATCCGACCCTGATCCCGCTGTTCATCGAGCCGATCCTGGCGGGAGAAGCCGACTACACCAAGGGCAATCGGTTTTTCAACTTGGAAGAAGTCCAATCGATGCCACGGCTGCGCCTGTTCGGCAACGCCGTGTTGTCGCTGATGGCCAAGCTTTCGACGGGTTATTGGGATCTGTTCGACCCCACCAACGGCTACACGGCGATTCACCGTGACGTCGCCAGGCTGCTGCCCCTGGACAAGGTCAGCCAGCGCTATTTTTTCGAGACCGACATCCTGTTCCGCCTGAACACCGTGCGCGCCGTGGTGGTGGATATTCCGATGGAAGCCCGCTACGGCGACGAAGTCAGTCATCTCAAGATCTCGAAAATCGTCGGTGAATTCCTGTTCAAGCACCTGCGCAATTTCACCAAGCGCGTGCTGTACAACTACTACTTGCGCGATATGTCCCTGGCGTCGATCGAATTACCGATCGGGATCCTCATGTTGTTGTTCGGCATCATCTTCGGCAGCTATCACTGGTATGAGTCGGCGCAGCAGGGCATCGCCACGCCAGCCGGAACCGTGATGCTCAGCGCGCTGCCCATGCTCATGGGGCTGCAACTGATCATGGCGTTCCTCGGTTACGACATCGCCTCGGTACCCAGCAGGCCACGACAATCCAGGCGTGGTAAGGCAACGTCATTGCGGGAAGAAAACTCATTAAAACGCTGA
- a CDS encoding glycosyltransferase, with translation MDQINRLVDCIDQLTRSTQSRTLENLQLAKEIESRDRLIKQLDLGSKALRTRLSLQEGKTGRLREQLRVAEQRLKDAEALLQARESEAVTLSDRAQDLSAQLTAKQAELFKLSDWGNAIERAPLRYSIRKQLYKLSRWVYAWLPLPAQQKSQLARRLRSWLKPGKATPGESAATAGFLPLQPPVNLAVPSTLGQPVILMFGVIDWHFRIQRPQNLAKELARAGQTTFYISNNFIDDDAPGFEAKPLGGSNRLFQIRFKVLGAPAIYHAPPSAAAIRQLCEGLAMLLRSASVEAVDCIVQHAYWFPLARRVPNSTLVYDCMDHHAGFGNVAQELLDLEIALMRRADLLVATSDWIEQHGKRENRNVEVIRNACEFSFFSRRPDKVYRPPGDRKIIGYYGVIAEWFDLDLVKRVAQSFPQHLVLLIGSDIVQAKKHFKAYPNVVLEGEVPYGSLPYYLHAMDVCLLPFKVMPLTLATNPVKVYEYLSAGKPVVSVKLPELSQFGKLVWAVEEPTEFISAIRGVLGTLPEASATLEARQSFARGQTWQHRAASLREAIATLPQPKVSVVVLTYNNLEMTKACLDSLLSQSQYPNLEIIVVDNHSSDQTPAFLTAWAEGHPDRIVILNPDNKGFAAGNNLGLAAASGDYLVILNNDTVVTAGWVKGLIRHLRDHKEIGIIGPITNNIGNEAKVGTRYSRMEDMPAEAAQMTRARMGEWFEINTLAFFCVMFPRSTYEQIGGLCEEYGLGFFEDDDYCRRVQRLGMRAACAEDVFVHHHLSASFNALGARKKQALFEKNRAIYESKWGLWVPHTYRDV, from the coding sequence ATGGACCAGATCAACCGTCTTGTTGATTGCATTGACCAACTGACTCGCTCAACCCAATCCAGAACCCTTGAAAACTTGCAATTGGCCAAGGAAATCGAGAGTCGAGATCGGCTTATCAAACAACTGGACCTTGGTTCAAAAGCGCTTCGCACGCGCCTGTCACTTCAGGAAGGCAAGACCGGGCGACTGCGCGAGCAACTGCGGGTCGCCGAACAGCGCCTCAAGGACGCCGAAGCATTACTCCAGGCAAGAGAAAGCGAGGCCGTCACACTTTCTGATCGGGCGCAGGATCTGAGTGCCCAACTGACGGCGAAGCAGGCTGAGCTGTTCAAGCTTTCCGACTGGGGCAACGCCATTGAACGCGCACCGCTGAGGTATTCGATACGCAAGCAGCTGTATAAATTATCGCGCTGGGTCTACGCCTGGTTGCCCCTTCCCGCACAGCAAAAAAGCCAACTGGCGCGTCGGCTTCGAAGCTGGTTGAAACCCGGCAAGGCCACGCCAGGCGAATCAGCGGCAACCGCTGGTTTCCTCCCGCTGCAACCGCCCGTAAACCTTGCCGTGCCATCCACCCTCGGGCAGCCCGTGATCCTGATGTTCGGTGTAATTGACTGGCATTTTCGTATCCAGCGTCCACAGAACCTGGCCAAGGAGTTGGCCCGAGCCGGACAAACGACTTTTTATATCTCGAACAACTTCATCGACGACGATGCTCCTGGCTTCGAAGCAAAGCCGCTGGGGGGATCCAACCGACTGTTCCAGATCCGTTTCAAGGTGCTTGGTGCACCGGCCATCTATCATGCCCCGCCGTCAGCGGCGGCGATTCGCCAGTTGTGCGAAGGCCTGGCCATGCTCCTGCGATCAGCGAGCGTCGAAGCCGTGGATTGCATCGTCCAGCACGCCTACTGGTTCCCGCTGGCAAGGCGTGTCCCCAACTCCACGCTGGTCTATGACTGCATGGATCATCACGCAGGCTTCGGCAACGTTGCCCAGGAATTGCTTGACCTTGAGATTGCCTTGATGCGCAGGGCCGATCTGCTGGTGGCGACCTCCGACTGGATTGAACAACACGGCAAGCGGGAAAACCGCAATGTAGAGGTGATCCGCAACGCCTGCGAATTCAGTTTCTTCAGCCGACGTCCCGACAAGGTCTACCGCCCCCCCGGCGACAGGAAGATCATCGGTTACTACGGTGTCATAGCCGAATGGTTCGATCTGGACCTGGTCAAGCGAGTCGCCCAGTCCTTTCCGCAGCACCTGGTACTGTTGATCGGCAGTGATATCGTCCAGGCGAAAAAACACTTCAAGGCCTACCCGAACGTGGTCCTGGAAGGCGAAGTCCCGTATGGCTCCCTGCCCTATTACCTTCACGCCATGGACGTTTGCCTGCTTCCATTCAAAGTCATGCCTTTGACCCTCGCCACCAACCCGGTCAAGGTCTATGAATACCTGAGCGCGGGAAAACCGGTGGTGTCGGTGAAGCTGCCGGAGTTGAGCCAGTTCGGCAAACTGGTCTGGGCGGTTGAAGAGCCGACTGAGTTCATCTCGGCCATACGCGGTGTCCTCGGCACATTGCCAGAGGCCAGCGCTACGCTGGAGGCTCGTCAATCGTTCGCCCGGGGCCAAACCTGGCAGCACCGGGCCGCCAGCCTGCGCGAAGCCATCGCGACATTGCCCCAGCCCAAGGTCAGCGTCGTGGTGTTGACCTACAACAATCTCGAAATGACCAAGGCCTGCCTTGACAGCCTGCTGAGCCAGAGCCAGTACCCGAACCTTGAAATCATCGTCGTCGACAATCATTCCAGCGACCAGACTCCAGCCTTTCTCACTGCCTGGGCCGAGGGACATCCAGACCGGATCGTGATCCTCAACCCGGACAACAAAGGATTCGCCGCCGGCAACAACCTGGGCCTCGCAGCGGCCAGCGGTGATTACCTGGTGATCCTGAACAACGACACGGTCGTCACCGCCGGTTGGGTCAAGGGCTTGATCCGCCACCTGCGGGATCATAAGGAGATCGGCATCATCGGCCCGATCACCAACAACATCGGCAATGAGGCCAAAGTGGGCACCCGCTATAGCCGCATGGAAGACATGCCCGCCGAAGCCGCGCAAATGACCCGCGCCCGCATGGGCGAGTGGTTCGAGATCAACACCCTGGCGTTCTTCTGCGTGATGTTCCCGCGCTCGACCTACGAACAGATCGGTGGCCTGTGCGAAGAGTACGGCCTGGGGTTCTTCGAGGATGACGATTACTGCCGCCGGGTACAGCGTCTTGGCATGCGCGCGGCCTGTGCCGAAGACGTCTTCGTTCACCACCACCTGTCCGCCTCGTTCAACGCCTTGGGGGCGCGAAAAAAACAGGCACTTTTCGAGAAAAACCGGGCGATCTACGAAAGCAAATGGGGACTGTGGGTCCCGCACACGTACCGGGATGTATGA
- a CDS encoding phospholipid carrier-dependent glycosyltransferase yields MPRFGLKYAVVLLVLLASAVVGAYGFSTLELAPMNSSTRTILLSLAGLAALTVLTRKPPVILCLGLLACMSIACGQTWPVIVVAVFALSATVLGRWMLRQQASADWSVHLLVGAGTFGTLTGLAAYLPINYPWLYGTLLSLPLLLGHTHVSAIGRELLRHIQATRSAQTPLQTGLDVMVCGFACLYVLVAFMPEVGHDALAMHLFVPSHLAQRHQWSFDASTYVWAVMPMLADWIYSIVYMLAGETAARLGNSAFTLLLAWQIRNVTLWAGGSATSARWASLIFLSTPLAFAESSSLHVESAWTAFMLAGTLAILKVSSFTPDPSERLSQLLLAGVLLGFAMATKAVTLSVLPVLLAILLLQYRAWAIQGLGKTLLLGSAGLLLAGATPYVSAGYLTGNPVFPFFNAIFHSPLWPNINFEPPAAFGTGMTWDTLYRMVFKSSQFIEGRVGAAGFQWLLLPTAAVAVLLSGNKKALGILLVGVGAMFVTFHSTAYLRYVFPSFALFSVILALPFSDARIFPRNLAIVAGTLLILTNTRFIQAATYYGDINPSALLSQAGREAYLLERLPIRKMVDTVNTLNSGYQPVAVFAPPLMAGLRGDALYASWYNLKWKNEFDGARTPAALTQRLRQHQVNWLLIDLKSLPQAPLERLLAVSTSYARLDDLDLRKLDVTRYELLLNPELSSLEGWSLTSSSSYDASRKILTVNVKTPATQRVEVTPGLSYINSVSARCAATPTAGRVQANWMDDQGDFITASIETFDCTRQWETHEMNVVAPANATSVIIYASGHTDTPVAFRSLSFR; encoded by the coding sequence TTGCCCAGATTCGGCCTGAAATACGCAGTGGTGTTGTTGGTGTTACTGGCGAGTGCCGTGGTCGGCGCGTACGGTTTTTCGACGCTTGAACTGGCGCCCATGAACAGCAGCACCCGGACGATATTGCTGTCATTGGCGGGCCTGGCCGCCCTCACCGTTCTCACGCGCAAGCCACCGGTCATTCTTTGCCTGGGGTTGCTGGCGTGCATGTCCATCGCCTGCGGGCAAACATGGCCTGTGATTGTCGTCGCCGTGTTCGCACTGTCTGCCACCGTACTCGGCCGGTGGATGCTCAGGCAACAAGCCTCGGCCGACTGGAGCGTCCATCTACTGGTGGGCGCCGGTACGTTCGGTACGCTGACAGGCCTGGCTGCGTACCTGCCGATCAACTACCCCTGGCTGTATGGCACGCTGCTGTCCTTGCCGCTTTTGTTGGGGCACACACACGTCAGCGCGATAGGTCGTGAGCTGCTGAGGCACATCCAGGCCACCCGCTCAGCGCAAACACCCTTGCAGACCGGGCTCGACGTCATGGTCTGCGGCTTCGCCTGCCTTTACGTGCTGGTAGCCTTCATGCCGGAGGTTGGGCATGACGCGCTGGCCATGCATCTCTTCGTCCCCTCACACCTGGCCCAGCGGCACCAGTGGTCGTTCGATGCAAGCACCTATGTGTGGGCGGTCATGCCCATGCTGGCCGACTGGATCTACAGCATCGTCTATATGCTGGCCGGCGAAACGGCAGCGCGCCTGGGCAATAGCGCCTTCACCTTGCTGCTGGCGTGGCAGATCCGCAACGTGACCCTTTGGGCCGGGGGCTCTGCGACAAGTGCCCGCTGGGCAAGCCTGATTTTCCTATCGACCCCCCTCGCCTTCGCCGAAAGCAGCAGCCTGCACGTAGAGTCGGCGTGGACCGCCTTCATGCTGGCCGGGACCCTGGCGATCCTCAAGGTTTCAAGCTTCACGCCGGATCCCAGTGAGCGCCTGTCGCAACTGCTCCTGGCCGGCGTCCTGCTCGGCTTCGCCATGGCGACCAAAGCCGTGACCCTGAGCGTCCTGCCGGTCCTGCTGGCGATTCTCCTGTTGCAGTACAGAGCCTGGGCGATCCAGGGGCTCGGCAAGACGCTTCTGCTCGGCAGCGCCGGCCTGCTATTGGCCGGTGCCACCCCGTACGTTTCTGCCGGGTACTTGACCGGAAACCCGGTGTTCCCGTTTTTCAATGCCATTTTCCACTCGCCGCTCTGGCCGAACATCAATTTCGAACCGCCGGCCGCGTTCGGTACAGGGATGACCTGGGACACCCTTTATCGAATGGTCTTCAAGTCGTCCCAGTTCATTGAGGGGCGAGTCGGCGCGGCCGGCTTTCAGTGGCTGTTGCTGCCCACGGCTGCCGTCGCCGTGCTGTTGAGCGGCAATAAAAAAGCCTTGGGCATTCTCCTGGTCGGCGTCGGCGCGATGTTCGTGACGTTTCACTCAACGGCGTATCTGCGTTATGTCTTTCCCTCCTTCGCGCTCTTTTCAGTGATCCTGGCCCTGCCCTTTTCCGATGCCAGGATCTTCCCGCGCAACCTCGCCATCGTCGCCGGGACCTTGTTGATCCTGACCAATACCCGTTTCATTCAGGCCGCGACTTACTATGGCGACATCAACCCTTCGGCACTGTTGAGCCAGGCAGGCCGGGAGGCCTATCTGCTGGAACGCCTGCCCATCCGAAAAATGGTCGACACGGTCAACACCTTGAACAGTGGCTATCAGCCCGTGGCGGTCTTTGCACCGCCGTTGATGGCGGGTTTGCGCGGCGATGCCCTTTACGCATCGTGGTACAACCTGAAATGGAAAAACGAGTTCGATGGCGCGCGCACACCCGCGGCGCTGACCCAGCGCCTGCGCCAGCACCAGGTGAACTGGCTGCTGATCGACCTCAAATCCCTTCCCCAGGCGCCACTCGAGCGGCTGCTCGCTGTGTCCACGTCGTATGCCAGATTGGACGACCTGGACCTGCGCAAACTCGATGTCACACGTTACGAGCTCCTGCTCAACCCGGAATTATCCAGCCTCGAGGGCTGGAGCCTGACGTCCTCCTCATCCTATGACGCGTCGCGCAAGATTCTCACCGTCAACGTCAAGACACCGGCCACACAACGGGTCGAAGTCACACCGGGGCTTAGCTATATCAACAGCGTTTCCGCTCGCTGCGCAGCGACACCTACTGCCGGCAGAGTCCAAGCCAACTGGATGGACGACCAAGGCGATTTCATTACTGCCAGCATCGAAACGTTTGACTGCACCAGGCAATGGGAGACCCATGAGATGAACGTCGTTGCCCCTGCCAATGCCACGTCCGTGATCATTTATGCGTCCGGTCATACCGACACTCCGGTGGCGTTCAGGTCACTTTCATTCCGGTAA